From the Theileria equi strain WA chromosome 4 map unlocalized gcontig_1105316255041, whole genome shotgun sequence genome, one window contains:
- a CDS encoding hypothetical protein (encoded by transcript BEWA_045570A): MTNGVTIDLGKYPGASGVNGNGKTYTYDGGNVSIEENRNPAGLSGYKSVIHKPKDKETKITSIQDSKSQTKFKNPITECESVVVFYWESDDTHSNPLLLELTSSNKSSSYYTLVNAGSDNTWSEDQGAAGTLRQKLNNQNCLKNRAHIVDISRNSSYYCPSCNFQWVSVSNYDKTETSGDYSYSHHLSSGSFLRFMDGMTEQTGINFLQSTTRVYVYYYPSGYNRIPLLIYLPLPSNKWFERTSVDSNTWKSVGGSKPTSTFDKEKILKILKAILPTVTIDLGRTSGSSPTYSDSSEQINLKRQDLTGSFSSLSHSVQGKSAFIVKNVQHNGSTLLGIDKSLILKNVTAYYEGDNLDSMDCLLMVELEKRGSGSNNYAYYGRDNTGYRWTLLDGKTEKLKSTSLTNKLKELKEKLANSSQEPDTAGGQTAQLGGASEAQGKAAGLSSGVIAGIAIGVMGAVASIVILVWRRKVMVKAMTTL; the protein is encoded by the coding sequence ATGACTAACGGTGTTACCATTGACCTTGGAAAATATCCTGGAGCTAGTGGAGTTAATGGTAATGGAAAGACTTATACGTATGATGGTGGAAATGTTTCCATagaagagaatagaaaTCCTGCTGGACTCTCTGGATACAAGAGTGTGATCCATAAACCAAAGGACAAAGAAACTAAGATTACTAGTATTCAAGATAGCAAATCCCAGACCAAATTTAAGAATCCCATAACTGAGTGTGAGAGTGTAGTAGTATTTTACTGGGAGAGTGACGATACTCATAGTAATCCTCTTTTACTCGAGCTTACATCGTCTAATAAATCCTCCTCATACTACACACTTGTTAATGCTGGTAGTGACAATACTTGGAGCGAGGATCAAGGGGCAGCTGGTACTCTCAGGCAAAAACTTAACAACCAGAACTGTCTTAAGAACAGAGCTCATATTGTAGACATTTCACGGAATAGCAGTTATTATTGTCCTAGTTGTAATTTTCAATGGGTATCAGTATCCAACTATGATAAGACCGAGACAAGTGGTGACTATTCCTACTCTCATCATCTTTCTAGTGGTAGTTTCTTGAGATTCATGGATGGAATGACGGAGCAGACTGGAATTAACTTTCTACAGAGTACCACTCGAgtgtatgtatattactATCCAAGTGGGTACAATAGAATTCCACTCTTGATCTATCTTCCACTACCATCCAATAAGTGGTTTGAGAGGACCTCTGTAGATTCTAATACATGGAAGTCAGTAGGAGGTAGTAAACCAACATCTACATTTGATAAGGAAAAGATACTAAAGATTTTAAAGGCCATATTACCAACTGTTACTATAGACCTTGGACGAACCAGTGGAAGTTCTCCTACCTACTCTGATAGTTCTGAACAGATTAATCTTAAAAGACAGGATCTGACTGGCAGTTTCTCAAGCCTCTCTCACTCTGTTCAAGGTAAATCTGCCTTTATAGTTAAGAATGTACAACATAACGGTTCCACCCTCCTTGGCATAGATAAAAGTCTCATTCTTAAAAATGTAACAGCATACTATGAGGGAGATAATCTTGATTCTATGGATTGCCTTTTAATGGTCGAACTTGAGAAAAGAGGTAGTGGTAGTAATAACTACGCATATTATGGTAGGGACAACACTGGATATAGGTGGACCCTTCTTGATGGAAAGACTGAGAAACTGAAGAGTACCTCTCTCACCAATAAACTTAAGGAGTTAAAGGAAAAGCTTGCGAACTCATCTCAAGAACCAGACACTGCTGGTGGTCAAACTGCTCAACTTGGAGGTGCTTCTGAAGCTCAAGGTAAAGCTGCAGGGCTCTCTTCAGGTGTTATAGCAGGAATTGCCATTGGAGTTATGGGCGCGGTGGCATCCATTGTCATTCTAGTCTGGAGGAGAAAAGTCATGGTAAAAGCTATGACTACCTTATAA